Within the Mucilaginibacter sp. CSA2-8R genome, the region ACGGCCGGACACGATCAAAAACGCAGATTTTGAACAGGAAATTTTGCAGCCCATACTGGACAGTTATCGTCGCGCGTTTAAAGGCGAAGCTTTCTTCACGGTTCGCGAGCGGGAGCTGGATGGGAAGAAATATTTTGAAGAGTTAAGCTTTAACCCAATTCTGGATGAGCAGCAACAGGTGACCGGGGTGAATTGCTTTTTACGGGACATCACCGCCCAGCGTGAACATTTAGAGCAAATCGAGAGACAAAACGAAAAGCTTCGGGAAATTGCCTGGATACAATCCCATCATCTGCGTGTTCCGGTAGCTAATATATTAGGGCTCTCGGAGCTTATTCAGTCAGACTGTTCAATAGAAGAAGAACTTATCCCTATGTTTTGTGCAGAGGCCAAGCGGCTGGATCATATGATCAGAAAAATCACCAAGCTAACCGAAGATTTGTAGCAAAAGTTTAATTGCACCTAAAAGCCCGGCCAAAAACACATTCGCGTGCTTTTACGGGCCGAGCTTTAAGAGCATTGTTTATCATTACACCTAAAAAAGAGATCTGGATTTTTTAAATTAAAGTATCGTTACAAGGCTGGCCGAAAAAGCATTACACAGATTGTCATTTCGGCTACAGGCCTAAATTATGTCACCCCATAACTATTGGAAGTTATTTAATGGATACCTGTGTTGAGTTATTTTGAAATACATCCTGCTTTTTTGCTACAGTTTGGTTGACTTTTAGTCCGTTAAATTTGGCATCATGTACGTCATCTAATACTACAGGCACCCTAAAATCTTTTTTATCATTACTTATTTTGATATTATTAAATTCCAGCCCCGTTGCATGCTTTACAAACATCCCCCAGGCAGGCAGTTCTTTAAACATCGAAAAGTCGGGATATTTATTAGATATTTCCGGAATGGTGTTGAGCTTGTTTAAGGGCACATTTGCAAAAAATGCATTGCCGCCGCCCGGGTGTTTAACTTCAATATTATTCAACTTTACATTTTTAATGATACAATTAGGAACGCCGCTGATGATAATACCCGGCGATACGTTACGGGGCATATCCTCAATCGGGCCTTCATACTCGTAACCGGCATCAGGCTTACCCGCCGGTATTTCTGCGTAAACGTTACTAATTGTTACATTATTAAAACGGCTGCCTTTCGCAAAACGCTCCCCGGTACGCAAAAATATAGCGTTGCCGGTGTTATAACTTTGCAAACTATCCACCACAATATTTTCAATATACCCCCCATCAACCGCCTCTAAAGCTAAGGCAGAACGATAGGTATCATACACCTTGTTGTTAATGATCCGGATGTCACTAAAACCTCCGCGCGATACCGTACCAAACTTAATACCGTTGGCACTGCTGCGCACTGTATTATTGCTAATCAAAATATTTTTACATACGTGCTTAGCGTTATGCGATTTAAGGCAGATACAATCATCAGCAGCATCAAAAAACGAATTGGTAATAGATACATCTTCGCAATCAATAATATCTACGCCGTCTTCGTTCCAATAGTCCTTGTTATCCACGTAAACACTATCCATTTTCATGTTTTTGCATTGGTCGTAAGTTTGATTCCAGCTGGCGGAATTTTTAAGCATAATACCCTTAATCAGTACATTGTTACAACGCAAAAAGCTGATATTCATAGCTCTTGTTTCAACCTCAGGTCTTCCGCTCCTGAATTTATCTTTGATCAAACCTTTGTTTATGATCTCGATCACGTTACGGGCAACGGCTTTACCCTGCCCGTCAATCATCCCCCGGCCGGTAATGCCTATATTTTCCTGGTCAATGGCAAAGATGAGTGCTGTTAGCTCATGCTGGTCGTAATCAAAGGGGTTTAATGATCCCATCAGCACAGCACCCTCTTCCAGCTGAATGGTGACGTTTGATTTGAGGTAGATGCTACCCGTTAAGTAACGGCCCACATGAAATACCAATCGCCCGCCACCGTTTTTGTTGATGTAATCTATCGCGAACTGAATAGAGCGCGTGTTAAGGCCCAACCCGTCAGAGTGTATACCGAACATCGTAGCCAGGTAGTCTTTAGCAAACAATTGCGGTGACGACAAGCAAAAAAATGCGATGAGTAAATATTTTATAAATTTCATTCGATTATATATTACAAGTTTTAATAAAGGGTTACCGGCCCAACTAATCCCATTGACTGTATAGGCTGGGGCCTTTTAACGCTATTAGTCCATTTTTGTGCATTTGGGTTATCAATCAGTGTTTTAAGATAATTACCCATCGACGTTGCTACTTTTATCTCAATAGTATTAGTACCGTTTACCAACATTCCCTGCACCGGAAATATGCGTCGGCCGTACCATTGTACGCCCACAGGCTTACCATTAATAAGCACCTCTGATGTACCGTATACTGTACCCAAATTAAGGTATTGAAATTTTGCAGCATCCTTCACAGTTACCTGACTACTATAAATTACGTTACCCGCAAAACTGGCATACTCAGGTATATTTTTTAAATCTTGCAGTTGGTTGAGCATTGTAGTTTTGTTACTGCCATCAATATGACTAAAACGCACAGTCCACTTGCTTAAACTAACTTGTGTAGCTTTACTTAGCAGTTTAATTTGCATCGCTTTCCCTTCGTGGTGGTCATCATAAACAATGAGGCACGAATCTGCCGGCCCCAAATCAAGGCTAATCATATCATCTTTGGTTTCTATACGGTTTCGTTCGCCGGTTTCGGCATTCCAAAGCCAGGCTTGTTTACCGGAGGTGATGGCAGTGCTGGCTTTAATCTTGACCGGATGCGCCTCCTGCACATCAGAATTGACGAATAAGAGTATTTCTGAGCCATTAGCCTGATAGCGTACCTGGTTAACAAACCGATTAGGCTGATCAATTTCTACATAAGGCTTTATGCCATATTTAACCTGAACCTCTTTATACCACTGAATTACGTTAGTTTGCGGCTTGGCAAGCAAAATAAATTGCTGCGGCTGAGCTTTTAGTTTAGCTATCCAGCCTTGTACCCCTTGGTCGAGTGGCTGACGATTACTGAGGCCTAACGATTTTTCCGGCAGGTTTTCGATGCAGAATACGCGCCCGCCTGCCAAAGTAAATTCGTATAACTTTTTGAGCGTAGCAGGTTGCATACGCTGTACATCTACCATAAAAAGGGTATGATAACTGCGCGGCCCGTAAGTAATTTTTCCGTTTTTGATGGCCGACTGTTGTATTACTCCGTCCGACAAATAATCGCAGGCATTACCGTTCTGGTGCAGGGCTTCCCAAATTAAGGTGAGATAGGTTGGATACATGAACGAAGGGAAGGGTTCATTCTGTGCACCAAAGATGCTCCACATATCAAACACTGGCGGCAAAATAGCAATGTCGGCAAACATATCTGCCTGTTGCAGCAAAGCCGAATGACGGGCCTTATAGTCTGTAAACTTTTTAAAATAGGGCCAGTATGTGTTTTTCTCGTTTAAATAAGTACCATACCTAACCCAACCCGGAAACGGAGCATTAGCAGGCGAATAATTAAAGCCATGAAATACCGGATGGGTAACGCCCGAGATCATACTTTGGTCGCCGGCTACCTTCAGCGTTTCGAGCGTATCATTAAACACCATATCGGTGTTGGTTAACTCTTCGCAGCTAATGAGCCTTTTAGATTTTAAGTGGGCAGCAGACGATACATATTTGTTAACCATGGTATAAGCCCGGCCAATACGGTAATCGCTCTCGCTCATTTCTTTGCCCAGGCCGTATTTAATCCAGGTTTCGCATTCCGGGATATCCATATCAAAAGTACCTTCGAGCGGGAAGTAACCACGACCATAAGCCTGCGCACGGGATTTCACTTTATTATCTTTACACCAGTCGACAAAGGTTTTGATAAAACGCTCCTCAATCAGTTCAGATTTGGTCAGGTCCCAATCAAAACGGACACGCTCTATAGTTTCATTAAGTTCGGAGCCGAGTGCTGCACCATATTTGTAATCCCAGGTATTACCCATCGATCCCATCTTAAACATAGTGAACGGCAGGTAAGGCATCAAATCATATCCACGGCGTTTTTTAAATTCTGATACCATATCGGCACACCAGTTAGCACCCTCTATCTCTAAACTATCTATAAAAAACGCTCGGATGTACTGATGCAAAGGGCCGGCTTTTTTTTGTATCGTATCAGACATGTGGTACAAATACTTCTTTACTGCGGCTTTATTATAATGGTTTAATACCGGCCCGTTTGCCCCGGGGGCACCGTTAATCACCTCCATAGAGCCATTTATTTTAACGGTACCATATAAAATGTACTTACCGGCAGGTACTTTAATTTTAATAGCCTGCGATTTAATCTGGTCCGATAACTCGATCACCTCGCTCATGGCATTAAGTTGTGCCGGCACCAGCTTTACCGACAGCATTTCCATTTGCCTGCCCGGGTAAACCGAACTAAAGTTAGGATCGGCCTCTTTAAATAAATCAAACAACGATGTTTCGTAATCCAGCGGGCCTTCCAGCCGTTTCGTGCCAATAACTACAACCTGCGAGCGTTCTTCCCCTTCTAAATACTCGGCACCAAAAGGCCAGCCCGAACCAACTATTAAATCACAGGTAAGGCCCAGTTTTTTAGCTTCGCTAAAAGTGAACTGCAGCATAGCAATCCATTCATCACTAAGCCATTGTAATGAGGGCTTACCCATATCATCCGTAGTTGACGGAAATTTGATGGGATTGATTTCTACCCCACCTATACCTGCATCTTTTAACAGCTGCAGTTCGCGGGCCAATTCAGTTTTTTCTACTTTGTCACCGTTCCACCACCAGCGTACAAACGGACGGTAACCCATAGCCGGATTTTTAAACAAGTTATACAGGTCATCACCGCCAGCCAATGATGTTTCGAGCACCGTTTTAGCCAATGTGGGTAACGCGCTAAACATCAAACTACTGGTTGCTGCCAATGAGCCCTGTATTAAAAATCGTCTTCTCTTCATGGGTTGTTATTTAAATTATAGCGCTCGTGCAGCAAATCTTTCATCCAACAGTTAATGCGCCACTGTTCCTGCCAAGTTGGTGTATCGTCAATTTGCGGGAAATATGGCGGCGGACCAAATTCGGGGGTTATGGTACAATAGTTTGCGCCATCATTGCGCTTCCGTTCAATCCATTTATCCCAAATGGCCAAATGCTCGGCCAAAGCTTTGGCATATTGAGGCTTGGCCGGATCGGTTACTTGCGGACCCTGCGTATGCCCAACTCGGGCATGAATATGCGCTGCCCGCTCAATAGCCAGGTTTACAACCGGCTGCTGGTCTTCCAGGTAACTTTCAGAAACGCAAAACCAGTGAGAAACATCAAATGTAATACAGAGCTTTTCATTTTTCTGTAATACCGGCAGCACTACATGCGCTGCATAAGCCCATTTGTTACGGTGCGTTTCCTGGTAAACAGGCACATTAGCAGCCTTACTTACTTGCGCACAACAGTCTATACATTGCTGTATTTGCTCTTGGTTAAAATACTCGCGCCCGGTCTGGGCGGTTACAAAGGCAGGTTGGCAGTGCTCAATATGTGCTTTAAGTTGGGTTTGCAAAAGTTCAATGTATGCATCCGTTGTTTTATAATCGCCTAATACAGTCATCACTACGGCCAGTTGCAAATTATTACTTTTCAATAATGCAGTTACTTCTTGCGGGTTAATGTCCTCGCTGTAAGGGAACCACTCTACACCCTGGTATCCGGCTTGCTTAACGCGGTCAATAAACTTCGGCCATGGCATATTTTCGAAACCCCAACGCGGGCAAAAAAAGTTTACCTGCATTGCTTAATTACCTTTGGCGCGAGAATATATCAGCGGATTTTGCTCGTCGCTATTTAGTTTATCTCCTACTTTTAAAGTCTGCAGATAATCATCAGGCAAAATGTTAGCTTGCCCGTTAAATACATTACCGTCAGGCATATAAGCGCAAGTCATGGCTCGGCGGAAACCACTAGTCATGTTGGCACCAGCACCGTGTATGGTTAGCCCATTATGAAATGAGCAACTGCCAGCTTTCATGGGGGCGGCTACCGAATTTACTTTTAAAAACTGCGGATACACTTCAAATATGCTATCCATATTTTTACCAATGCCCTTATTTTCAAACTCAGTTTGGTGGAAAGAACCCGGTATGAAGTAGAGGCAGCCATTCTCGTAAGTAGCATCATCTAAAGCCACCCAAATAGATAGTGCCTTACGGTCTGAAAAAGACCAAAAAGGCGTATCTAAATGCCATGACGTTGGGTTGGCCCAGGGCCGTTTAAACAAAGCCTGATCATGCCAGATGCGGATGCCGTCTGTACCGGCAAGGGTAGCAGCCATTTCACCTATCCGTTCATCAAACATTAGTTCTTTAACGCCGGCATCAGTTTGCCATAGGTTGAGTAGTTGGTCAAATACCTTACCGTAATAAGCTGCGTCTTCGTTGATGCCATCAGATTCGCCCACTTTAATTTCCTTACCCGGCATTTTTTGGCCTTTACGCTCGGCCACAGCATACATCACCGTTTTACGCCAGTGCGCCAGTTCATCAGCAGATAAAAAGTCTTCGATCACCACAAATCCGTTTTGCTGATAACTCTCTATTTGTTGGGCAGTTAATTGATGTTTCATAATTTATTTTGGTTAGCTATAATTGGTATCAGTTGTAAGTTTAAGGCCAGCATATTGCCAATGGCAATACCTGTGCGCAACAGGTTTAGATAGGTGGAGGCTATTGCCTCAGTCAAGGTGTGGGGTTGGTTAGAAACAGGCATCAGTACATCAAAATACGCGTTTAGCAATGCGCTGTTTTGTAATGGCACTTTACCGGCAACTCCAATAACCGGGATATTTAATTGCTTTGCAGCCTTTGCTACTGCAAATGGTCCTTTACCTTGCAGGGTTTGCTCATCAATACTTCCTTCGCCGGTAATGACTAACTGGCTTTGCTGCAATTGTTGTTTAAAACCAGTCAGCTCCAAAAAATGCGAAGCTCCATCAACAAGCTTAGCATTTAAAAAAGCAAATAAACCCGCTGCCGCACCTCCGGCAGTTCCGCTGTGCGGTGCCAGGGCCATATCATGCCCAGTTACCTGCCTGGCTACATCCGATAGTTTTTTTAAAAACTCTTCGAGCTTAATAACCTGTTGAGGTGTTGCTCCTTTTTGAGGGCCAAATACAGCTGCAGCACCTTCCGGCCCTAATAAGCTATTCTTAACATCGCACAAAACAATAATTTCTGTAGCTGCGAGCCGAGGATCAAGTTGAGAAATATCCACTTGATGAAGCTTTAATAAATGCTCAGGATTGGCTTGAAGAACGTTACTGTCTGCGCCTAAAAATCTAACGCCCAGAGCTTGCAAAATTCCCGCACCACCATCAACCGTTGCCGAGCCACCCATACCGATGATAATTATTTTAGCACCATCATCCAGGGCCGCCTTAATCATTTGGCCAACGCCAAATGAAGATGCCTGCATCGGATTCAGTTCTTCAGGCTGCAGCAAGCGTATGCCTGCAGCATTAGCCATTTCAATTATTGCGGTAGTTCCGCCATCAGCTATCCCATAGCTACTTTCAATATTTCTACCTAAAGCATCCTGAACTTTTATGTTTTTGACGTTGCCGCCGAGATGTTTAATCAGCAAATCTCCCGTACCGTCGCCACCATCACCTATCGGGAAAATGTGCGTAGTACAATTAAGCTTGCTTGCCTGTAAGCCTGCACTAATTGCTTCGGCAGCTTGATTTGCATTGAGACTGCCTTTAAAGGCGTTAGGGGCGACGAGGATGTGCATAAGGTTAACTGATTAATTTTGATAACAAGTAAACCATACTGATGGCGGTAAAACCCATAAGAACGGTAGCCACCGAATATACCCGCAGCATCGGCTGCATTTCCATACCCGAAAATTTAGCAATTACCCAGAAATAAGCGTCGTTGGCATGCGATATCATCATCGAACCGGCTCCCATAGACAGCACGGCGAGTAAATGGCCGCGC harbors:
- a CDS encoding glycosyl hydrolase family 28 protein; translated protein: MKFIKYLLIAFFCLSSPQLFAKDYLATMFGIHSDGLGLNTRSIQFAIDYINKNGGGRLVFHVGRYLTGSIYLKSNVTIQLEEGAVLMGSLNPFDYDQHELTALIFAIDQENIGITGRGMIDGQGKAVARNVIEIINKGLIKDKFRSGRPEVETRAMNISFLRCNNVLIKGIMLKNSASWNQTYDQCKNMKMDSVYVDNKDYWNEDGVDIIDCEDVSITNSFFDAADDCICLKSHNAKHVCKNILISNNTVRSSANGIKFGTVSRGGFSDIRIINNKVYDTYRSALALEAVDGGYIENIVVDSLQSYNTGNAIFLRTGERFAKGSRFNNVTISNVYAEIPAGKPDAGYEYEGPIEDMPRNVSPGIIISGVPNCIIKNVKLNNIEVKHPGGGNAFFANVPLNKLNTIPEISNKYPDFSMFKELPAWGMFVKHATGLEFNNIKISNDKKDFRVPVVLDDVHDAKFNGLKVNQTVAKKQDVFQNNSTQVSIK
- a CDS encoding glycosyl hydrolase, which produces MKRRRFLIQGSLAATSSLMFSALPTLAKTVLETSLAGGDDLYNLFKNPAMGYRPFVRWWWNGDKVEKTELARELQLLKDAGIGGVEINPIKFPSTTDDMGKPSLQWLSDEWIAMLQFTFSEAKKLGLTCDLIVGSGWPFGAEYLEGEERSQVVVIGTKRLEGPLDYETSLFDLFKEADPNFSSVYPGRQMEMLSVKLVPAQLNAMSEVIELSDQIKSQAIKIKVPAGKYILYGTVKINGSMEVINGAPGANGPVLNHYNKAAVKKYLYHMSDTIQKKAGPLHQYIRAFFIDSLEIEGANWCADMVSEFKKRRGYDLMPYLPFTMFKMGSMGNTWDYKYGAALGSELNETIERVRFDWDLTKSELIEERFIKTFVDWCKDNKVKSRAQAYGRGYFPLEGTFDMDIPECETWIKYGLGKEMSESDYRIGRAYTMVNKYVSSAAHLKSKRLISCEELTNTDMVFNDTLETLKVAGDQSMISGVTHPVFHGFNYSPANAPFPGWVRYGTYLNEKNTYWPYFKKFTDYKARHSALLQQADMFADIAILPPVFDMWSIFGAQNEPFPSFMYPTYLTLIWEALHQNGNACDYLSDGVIQQSAIKNGKITYGPRSYHTLFMVDVQRMQPATLKKLYEFTLAGGRVFCIENLPEKSLGLSNRQPLDQGVQGWIAKLKAQPQQFILLAKPQTNVIQWYKEVQVKYGIKPYVEIDQPNRFVNQVRYQANGSEILLFVNSDVQEAHPVKIKASTAITSGKQAWLWNAETGERNRIETKDDMISLDLGPADSCLIVYDDHHEGKAMQIKLLSKATQVSLSKWTVRFSHIDGSNKTTMLNQLQDLKNIPEYASFAGNVIYSSQVTVKDAAKFQYLNLGTVYGTSEVLINGKPVGVQWYGRRIFPVQGMLVNGTNTIEIKVATSMGNYLKTLIDNPNAQKWTNSVKRPQPIQSMGLVGPVTLY
- a CDS encoding glycerate kinase — protein: MHILVAPNAFKGSLNANQAAEAISAGLQASKLNCTTHIFPIGDGGDGTGDLLIKHLGGNVKNIKVQDALGRNIESSYGIADGGTTAIIEMANAAGIRLLQPEELNPMQASSFGVGQMIKAALDDGAKIIIIGMGGSATVDGGAGILQALGVRFLGADSNVLQANPEHLLKLHQVDISQLDPRLAATEIIVLCDVKNSLLGPEGAAAVFGPQKGATPQQVIKLEEFLKKLSDVARQVTGHDMALAPHSGTAGGAAAGLFAFLNAKLVDGASHFLELTGFKQQLQQSQLVITGEGSIDEQTLQGKGPFAVAKAAKQLNIPVIGVAGKVPLQNSALLNAYFDVLMPVSNQPHTLTEAIASTYLNLLRTGIAIGNMLALNLQLIPIIANQNKL
- a CDS encoding phytanoyl-CoA dioxygenase family protein, translating into MKHQLTAQQIESYQQNGFVVIEDFLSADELAHWRKTVMYAVAERKGQKMPGKEIKVGESDGINEDAAYYGKVFDQLLNLWQTDAGVKELMFDERIGEMAATLAGTDGIRIWHDQALFKRPWANPTSWHLDTPFWSFSDRKALSIWVALDDATYENGCLYFIPGSFHQTEFENKGIGKNMDSIFEVYPQFLKVNSVAAPMKAGSCSFHNGLTIHGAGANMTSGFRRAMTCAYMPDGNVFNGQANILPDDYLQTLKVGDKLNSDEQNPLIYSRAKGN
- a CDS encoding sugar phosphate isomerase/epimerase, with translation MQVNFFCPRWGFENMPWPKFIDRVKQAGYQGVEWFPYSEDINPQEVTALLKSNNLQLAVVMTVLGDYKTTDAYIELLQTQLKAHIEHCQPAFVTAQTGREYFNQEQIQQCIDCCAQVSKAANVPVYQETHRNKWAYAAHVVLPVLQKNEKLCITFDVSHWFCVSESYLEDQQPVVNLAIERAAHIHARVGHTQGPQVTDPAKPQYAKALAEHLAIWDKWIERKRNDGANYCTITPEFGPPPYFPQIDDTPTWQEQWRINCWMKDLLHERYNLNNNP